A portion of the Pirellulales bacterium genome contains these proteins:
- a CDS encoding NPCBM/NEW2 domain-containing protein, with the protein MLPIGVFLLASGLWPPTSDLLAAEPRQFRVTTIDGQILTGALDELGDRQLVVETAGAKKTFNSTDVRMVAPVEEKGVPKFANGLTGERRPAVWLETIDGSRIPGSTYSVTKGTAELKLADGAALSLPTKSIRLVEFPGTDGAAASWVGDLRTDLAADLIVVRKRDGIDYVEGAAGDVNDETVNFNVDSDNVPVKRAKVAGIVYFHPPDSADLPEANCVFDDAAGWRVKARSVTLADGQLKIVTTFGGELARPVESLKLLDFSPGKMVYLSDLPPVSRDWTPLVDFGKEAESLAKFYRPQVDRGLDDGALRLAGKIYPKGLAIPSRTTLTYKITGKGKRFKALAGIDDGVRAAGSVRLAIRGDGKPLYEAKISGRSPPVDLDLDISGVKRLNILVDFGEGLDVGNYLDLCDARIVK; encoded by the coding sequence TTGTTGCCCATTGGCGTTTTCTTGCTGGCCTCTGGCCTCTGGCCTCCGACCTCCGACCTGCTCGCGGCCGAACCGCGTCAATTCCGGGTTACGACGATTGACGGCCAGATTCTCACCGGTGCTCTCGACGAACTCGGCGATCGGCAGCTTGTCGTCGAGACGGCCGGCGCGAAGAAGACGTTCAATTCCACCGATGTGCGGATGGTCGCTCCTGTCGAAGAGAAGGGTGTTCCGAAATTTGCCAACGGACTCACGGGAGAGCGGCGGCCGGCGGTTTGGCTCGAAACGATTGACGGCAGCCGGATTCCTGGATCGACGTATTCCGTCACCAAGGGGACCGCCGAATTGAAGCTGGCCGACGGCGCGGCGCTCAGCCTCCCGACGAAGTCGATCCGACTCGTCGAATTCCCCGGGACGGACGGCGCGGCCGCGAGTTGGGTCGGCGACTTGAGGACCGATTTGGCCGCGGACCTGATCGTGGTTCGCAAACGCGACGGAATCGATTACGTCGAAGGGGCCGCCGGAGACGTGAACGACGAGACCGTCAACTTCAATGTCGATAGCGACAACGTGCCGGTCAAGCGCGCGAAGGTGGCGGGGATCGTGTATTTTCATCCACCGGACAGTGCCGATTTACCGGAGGCGAATTGCGTGTTCGACGATGCGGCCGGCTGGCGCGTGAAGGCCAGGAGTGTGACTTTAGCCGACGGCCAACTGAAGATCGTGACCACATTCGGCGGCGAGTTGGCGCGGCCCGTCGAATCGCTCAAGCTCCTTGACTTCTCGCCCGGCAAGATGGTTTACCTCAGCGATCTTCCGCCCGTCTCGCGCGACTGGACGCCGCTGGTCGATTTCGGCAAAGAGGCCGAGTCGCTGGCCAAGTTTTACCGGCCGCAGGTCGATCGCGGCCTGGACGACGGCGCGCTGCGATTGGCCGGAAAGATTTACCCCAAGGGGCTCGCGATTCCCAGCCGAACCACACTCACCTACAAAATCACCGGCAAGGGCAAGCGGTTCAAGGCGCTCGCGGGGATCGACGACGGCGTGCGCGCGGCGGGCAGCGTGCGGCTGGCGATCCGCGGCGACGGCAAGCCGCTTTACGAAGCAAAAATCTCCGGACGCAGCCCGCCGGTCGATCTAGACCTGGACATCTCGGGAGTGAAGCGATTGAATATTCTCGTGGATTTCGGCGAAGGGCTCGACGTGGGGAACTACCTCGACCTCTGTGATGCAAGGATTGTGAAATGA
- a CDS encoding trypsin-like peptidase domain-containing protein, with amino-acid sequence MDSAVTPALSQREREPICGRPRYLASATRAALILLALPIAGLSGLATARADVDESVKKAEAERIAAIAKAAPAFVAIYANNGQGGGSGVVISPDGYALTNFHVTHEAGIGMKCGMPDGKLYDAVVVGVDPTGDLSLIKLLEREDFPAAELGDSDQVHAGDWCFAAGNPFLLATDFHPSISYGVVSGVHRYQYPAGTLLEYSDCLQVDAAINPGNSGGPLFNAQGQLIGINGRASFEKRGRVNVGVGYAISVNQAKNFIGCLKSGRIVDHATLGATVSTSDDGRVLVSDILEDSDAYRRGLREDDEIVSFAGRPIPSTNAFKNILGIFPQGWRIALSYRRDGKTYDILVRLPGVHHETELIAAAASEEPVEPNPKGRQRGAPKDDKEPPKDDKEKPKNDGEKPKDNEGKGNDDKKDADKSPPGDKPENKDQPDKPIPLPEALRQLLQKPPLAEAVKQRYEARSGFANYYFNKLARERIWKANVARGDFSSLAGEWALSGDLIGGGTFEIKLTDKDASIALPLGDTKLEVCDDLGAVLNPPGSGGLLAALHLWRKLQIGGPVKYGQLVYLGTMPLVGHDRPVEVIVGTAGGVDCHFMFDTVDESLVALEMYPAFDTDPCEVYFSDYRESEGRFFPRRLEVHYGDNLFAIMTITKADLKKESEK; translated from the coding sequence GTGGATTCTGCCGTCACCCCAGCCCTCTCCCAACGGGAGAGGGAGCCGATTTGCGGGAGGCCGCGTTATCTCGCCAGCGCCACCCGCGCTGCGCTGATCCTGCTGGCTTTACCCATCGCCGGTCTCTCGGGCCTCGCCACCGCGCGCGCCGACGTCGATGAATCCGTCAAGAAGGCCGAGGCCGAGCGGATTGCCGCCATCGCTAAGGCGGCCCCGGCATTCGTCGCGATTTACGCCAACAATGGCCAAGGAGGCGGCTCTGGTGTGGTCATTTCGCCGGATGGCTATGCCCTCACCAATTTTCACGTCACGCACGAGGCGGGCATCGGGATGAAATGCGGCATGCCCGACGGAAAGCTCTACGACGCCGTGGTCGTGGGCGTCGATCCGACCGGCGACCTCTCGCTGATCAAGCTCTTGGAACGCGAAGACTTTCCGGCCGCCGAATTGGGCGACAGCGATCAAGTTCATGCCGGCGACTGGTGTTTCGCCGCCGGCAATCCGTTCCTGCTGGCGACCGACTTTCACCCATCGATCAGCTACGGGGTTGTTTCAGGCGTCCATCGCTATCAATATCCGGCCGGCACGCTCTTGGAGTATTCCGATTGCTTGCAGGTCGACGCGGCAATCAATCCGGGCAACTCTGGCGGCCCGCTGTTCAATGCCCAGGGACAACTCATCGGGATCAACGGCCGAGCGTCGTTCGAGAAGCGCGGCCGCGTGAACGTGGGCGTCGGTTATGCCATTTCCGTCAATCAAGCAAAGAACTTCATCGGCTGCTTGAAAAGCGGGCGGATCGTCGACCACGCGACGCTTGGGGCGACCGTGAGCACGTCCGACGATGGCCGAGTGTTGGTCTCCGATATCCTGGAGGATTCCGACGCTTATCGTCGCGGCCTGCGCGAAGATGATGAGATTGTCTCCTTCGCCGGCCGGCCGATCCCTTCGACCAACGCCTTCAAGAATATCTTGGGCATCTTCCCGCAGGGCTGGAGGATCGCGCTTTCCTATCGCCGCGACGGCAAGACTTACGACATTCTCGTTCGCTTGCCGGGCGTGCATCATGAGACCGAACTCATCGCGGCCGCCGCCAGCGAGGAGCCGGTCGAGCCGAATCCGAAAGGGAGGCAACGGGGAGCGCCGAAAGACGACAAGGAGCCGCCGAAGGACGACAAGGAAAAGCCCAAGAACGACGGCGAGAAGCCGAAGGATAACGAAGGCAAGGGCAACGACGACAAGAAAGACGCCGACAAGTCCCCGCCGGGCGACAAGCCCGAGAATAAAGACCAGCCGGATAAACCAATTCCGCTTCCCGAAGCTTTGCGGCAACTTCTCCAAAAGCCACCGTTGGCGGAGGCCGTCAAGCAGCGCTACGAAGCCCGCTCCGGATTCGCCAACTATTATTTCAACAAGCTGGCCCGCGAGCGAATCTGGAAGGCCAACGTGGCCCGCGGCGATTTTTCATCGCTCGCCGGCGAATGGGCGCTTTCCGGTGATCTGATTGGCGGCGGCACGTTCGAGATCAAGCTGACTGATAAGGACGCCTCGATTGCGCTGCCGCTGGGCGACACGAAGCTCGAGGTGTGCGACGATCTCGGCGCCGTGCTCAACCCGCCGGGAAGCGGCGGCCTGTTGGCGGCTTTGCACCTCTGGCGGAAGCTGCAAATCGGCGGGCCGGTCAAATACGGGCAGTTGGTTTATCTCGGCACGATGCCGCTCGTTGGCCACGATCGGCCCGTCGAGGTGATCGTCGGCACCGCGGGAGGCGTGGATTGCCATTTCATGTTTGACACCGTTGACGAGTCGCTGGTCGCACTCGAGATGTATCCAGCGTTTGACACCGACCCCTGCGAAGTCTACTTCAGCGATTATCGCGAATCCGAAGGCCGCTTCTTCCCGCGCCGCCTGGAAGTCCACTATGGCGACAACCTGTTCGCGATCATGACGATCACGAAAGCCGATCTGAAAAAGGAGTCCGAGAAATGA